Below is a genomic region from Gillisia sp. Hel_I_86.
TTAGCTTTAATCCCTCATTGAGGGCTTAATTCTTCGAGGTTTACCTCGAATTTTTAAAAATATTTTTCAATTCATACCTCATGGGCTTGCCCCGAGGCTCTTGATTTGAGGTTAACAAAAATATGATTAATACTGGGTGCGACCAAAACCCCGGCGTTTTTATATCTTTGCCTTTTATAAATAATTTATGAGCCTACTTAGATTTATCTTCAGCAAAACCTTTTTAATCCAAATAGGTTTGGCAATTGTGGCCCTTGTGGTGCTAGCGTTCTTAACGATGCAATGGTTGGAATATTCTACCAATCAGGATGAACGCATAAAAGTTCCAGATCTTGCAAAACTGTCGTTGGGCAGGGTAGAGATTACCTTGGAGGAATTGGATCTTCGATATGAAATATTGGATTCGGCAAATTTTAATCCCGATTATCCAAAATACTCTGTGATAGATCAAGTTCCGCAACCAGGAAAATTTGTAAAAGAAAATAGAAAGATTTATATCACATTAAATCCTTCCGGTTAT
It encodes:
- a CDS encoding PASTA domain-containing protein; protein product: MSLLRFIFSKTFLIQIGLAIVALVVLAFLTMQWLEYSTNQDERIKVPDLAKLSLGRVEITLEELDLRYEILDSANFNPDYPKYSVIDQVPQPGKFVKENRKIYITLNPSGYGKVMVPDLIRRTRRQVEPTLRSLGFEIGSVTYKPDIAKDAVLELRHKGKLVEAGDELMKTAKIDLVLGDGSGRYTGDLEENDSIDGDEGDNENENNDEF